GGACGATATGCGTCTGTTCATCATCACAAGGCAGGCACAAAGGTATCCCCAATCACCCCTCTTCGAGCATTCGGCTATCTTCACGGCACAGGCAATCTCTCGTCCTACATTGACCGATGCTCAGCGGGGAAAATCTAGTGATGGCTACTTGTAGAGCTGGTTTGGAGCACAATCAAGCTCAGGATTGTTGCTTTCTTAAACATAATCCTGGCCATTAAAGCAACTTCCTCGAGGTAAATCTTCCTATGATTCTTCTGAGAACATCTCCAATGCACCGAAGATTTAAAACTCGTATATATATAATGAGtttcattaaaatgaagttCCATAGTGACATGACATTCTTAACGAAATAATTCTATTGCCGTAGCATAAGCTCTTACATTCTGTTACCAAGCGGTATATAAATACTGTaaacttttcattaatttataAGAGATCATCTAGTAAATGAGCAGAAACCATGATTACTTCCATTCCAACACTCAGGTTTCAAAAAGCTGAGTTGAACGCCAGGCTTGCCTGTTATATATACATCCAGGGCTTCCGTCAGAGACATGCAGGTGCCTTAGTCATTGGAGATGGGCAGGATGCTCCCATATGCAACTCAAGAACCTCCAAAGCTACCTGCTTATCGTCTGAAAACAGGCATTCGGTAGTTTAGTTGACTATATACAGCTACCATGAGACAGCCCGTCAACCCGGCATGGTAGTTTACATTGAACTTCCATATATTAGGCTATATATACATTGGGGTAACGAGTAATTTGTGTACTTTGCAACTTCATTCTTCATTTGTGAGTCAGAGCATGTAATCATACACCACAACATGCGTTGCCGGTACAACTACCGGTAGATTTTCAATATAAAGATAGAAACGTCTTAGGTTCTCCTGCGCAAGGGTTACTGCATCAATAACATCGCTGATGCTAGTGAGAACCCACAAATCTCTGGAACTAACTCTCTTTAGGCTGCCGCGGCAAAAAGGGCAGGATTTCGATCTTGCATTCCTGCAATTCAGGCACATTACAGCATAAACATTTTCCATAGGTTATCATCACCTCACCGGTAAGTACAATGATTTTCAGTTCGTTAATAAGCGAACaagtgaaaatggaaattgATCATACCAATCCTGGTAGCAAGTGATGCACATGGAATGCCCACAGTCGGGCAACACCATCTTTGTACAGTTTTCCATGCATATCCCACATTCATCTTCTCTCTCAAGATCTTTATCCGAAAGCTTCCTTCGGTCTTCCATCCTCTTTCTGCCCAAAACATCTGTGCATCGGCttctcttattattattattatcttccAGTTCGTTAAATTCACCTTCAAGTTGCCTAAGATAAGGGTATATTACAGCTGCATTGATTTCCAGCAGAATTCACCGCTATGTCAAAAACAATTCTTCCAAGAACCGGTATGTTTTCAATAAGAAGCTAACAAGAGAATAACATACCGTAAAATTCCCTTAAAGTGACCTTCTGTTCTTTGGAGGACAATGAAGGCATCCCATCGACATATACCTGTACAATATCGTAAAGATTAATTTCGGTCTTTAGGAAACAAAAGATTATCTTTCTGCAGCAGGCAACTGGGAAATATAACGAATAAAGCATGAAACGGAAGAGCTGCCCACCTTGTGTACAAGGATGTGGAGAAGGCCTAAATAATTGGGAAGTATATCAGTGCAGCTACAATCCATCCATTCAATGAGATACAGGAAGAAAGGTGCAAAGGGGCTGTAAGACAATCTCATTTGGATACAGTTCCCACCATAATCTCTGGGAAGAGCAGCTGCCCTGCAACAAAATTTATCCCAAAAACAAATGGAAAAATAAAgatcaaaaaaaatttgagcttCATTTGGGTAGAAAAATAAGAACAGCCTGtgggatttttctttttttccagaGAAGCAATTAAATTGGCAACATAAAAGCAGTAATGTATATAAAGCTGGAAAATTTCTCACCTAAAAAGCCTTAAGGAAACAGTATCAAACTTAAatgtttaaggaaaaaaaaaatccaacttcACCTTCTCTCTCAAATGATAAGCACCACCCAACAACCACAATTCAGTTAGATTAACTACCCAACAAACTACCCAGAAGAGGAAAATGCATATGGATTATTCCACAGTTTTGATTGatcaccaacaaaaaaaaatatttttagagaaaaaagagACTCACAAGGTATTGGCATGTTGGATATCAGCTTCAAGAGCTTTGATGGATTCTCCATAAGAAGACTTGCAGGCCTGAGCTTGCCACATATGTTCTTTCTCTTCTCACTTGAGTTTTGGGATGGAAAAACAGAAGGAGAAGGGAATAGAGGGAGGAAAGAGGGTGGCGGATCAGATGAAAAGAGTGACTTTTGTTTTTCGGTGGGAGttggtttgtttttttagtttttgttggtGAATCTGTTGGAGGTTGGAGACATTTGATGGTGGGGTTAATAAGAAAaacaggggagagagagagagagagagagagagagagagaaagagagagataggcAAGGGCTTTGCTTGGTGATCAAACCTTTCACACTACAAGGAAAGAAAGGGATGCCTTCTCGTTGAGAGATTGATCAGTGTGATATGAACACGGGCTCATACGTTATACATATAGAAATATatattcgaaaaaaaaaaaaaaaagtttatgacGTATTGTTCCGTATTTCAgatacattaaaaaatatttcattctTGTTTTCATGTTTGCTCTTCATATTAATTTATCGACTTAGTGAGGGAGGTTTGGGTTCCCAATTACCCTTTCCATCCCACTCCAAGACCAACTCTGACTTTTGATAATTGATACTTTGGATTAAACACCTACTTAATCAATGTTGTCAAAGAATAAAACCACCCCCTTTTGGTACTAGCGGATATTATTAACCAAAGTATCAACTACCAAGTGAGTCATATATCTTTCACATATGACTCACTTTTTATTCCTTATGTGTTAATAAACGCATGGTGTTTTGAGAATAAGAATTTCTTAGGCAAAAGtattaaaagttaaaatttgaGTCCTATTAGTTTTAACTTAAGTTAGGACATGATGCCTTCTTCTTATAcaatctctcatttttttttactaatttgtgaaatgaacaaattaaaagagAATATTATGTAGTAGGTAAATTCTCCTGATTAGATTAAatgtaacttttttttgttgtcaaTTAAATTTTTCTCATACCACCgatattttctcaaaaaaattatgtaacagATAAATTATTAGTAATTGCTTAAGTAGAGATTATTACATATATGACATCAATAGTGAACAGCTACGCACATCCTTAACGTTACTCTCTTACTATAATGAATTGAATTATGCTAGCATGAACTACCAatgtgaatataagtgattttgaATCGTTGATGTAAACGTCAATACACTGTCGCTCGCTCATACGTCAACAACTCAATGAGTGTAAATTGGTCCGAACCTAAGGTCCGCAAAGCGTGGTCCGCACCTTAAAAAACGCCACGACTCAATTGGTTGATGCGTGTTTAGCGTGTGGGTCCATAAATAATGAATAGTGACCAAGTGTTTGGTGTCAGATATAGCGGACCCTTAGAATGGACATCAGCCCGTCATTTACTTTGAAGTTTTAGCTGTGCTGTGCCTAGACAGAGACATCTGGGCCCAATAGAGGTACAGAGCCGATCATCTGGTTTGATGGGCCCTGCAAGTCTGCAACAACTATGGACACAATAAATGGTGATTTTACATCCACCAACTCGAATGAGAATGGATTAATTTCTCCTAGGCAATATTTGGTCATTTATATTTAGTatttaaaatatcgatatagGTTGAActattaatatacaaatttataAAACTATCGATAGATATATCGATATCGGTTGCTTTCAAcataaattatgaaatttacaaTAAGATGGGTATATTAATTCATTCAGATTTAGTcgaaattagagaaaaaaaaaatcaaaaaattgaaaattgcaaTGGGTTATGGCAAATTTTCTGTAGTGAATATGTAAATATCGTCaatattcattgatttttttttatatctcaTCGATATAGGATGATGTTTGCAGTTCACCCCCTTTTCATATCGATCtttgatttttgaaatatttcttgagCATTTTAAACACTGCTCATGTTTGCTTATATTTTGtgctaaaagtgttttttttttttaactaaaccATCTAGATACGTTTGACACAGGAAAGCTTAAAAACTTTTCAAAAATTTACCCATATTGTTCTTTAAGAAGCACTctcaagttttttttctttccatataTTAgactcaaattttatttttattctgttATATGATGATATTAAACTCTAAGTCGTTTGAGGCTTAGCTCAACTCACataatcaattagttttatgtatCAAACTTGTCATTTAAGTAAGtcgaaaaaaatatgaaactgtAAACTTGTAGCACagataaataaatattatatttattgCTTGCCTAGAAGATTGTTTGGGTTATTATTGATGATGATTGGGATGGTGGACCAGAGGATGGATTGTATGCATCCAATACAGAAAAACGGAAAGCATGAAGGCATCATCTCCATACTTTTTCAGAGTTGAGAAAAGCTGGAAACAAGGTGGTCCAAGGGAAtatcagaaaaggaaaagatattTCGTTGTaatcaaaagcaaaagcaaaagccaATTTTAAAAGCAAAAGAGGATGTTTAATCTTGCGTCCTTTTCTTTCACTAAAGACGCTTTTCACAATCGGCCAGGTTTCCGGttacgtttttatttatttactatcATGATTATATATGCTTCGACAAATTGTTAATTACATCTTACATAGGGTGAGATTCATACTAATATATCATATTTATGggtaatttacatttttttttccttacaatTAACCGTAATATTTTTATGTGACACGAAGTCTTGATAATGTTGCCTTGATGCTTTGACTTTATAGTTATCAATATGCGTTTGATATGATTGTTAAAATATCGTCGATAAACTTGATTGCATATTTAGTTGTAATACGTTATATAAACATGTACATGTATCTAGAGTGAGCATGGTTGAGTTGAGTTCGGTTTAGTTTATGCTTCAAATCACAACTAAATCAACGTTAGCATCACAATTTGGTTTAGTTTAGTTCAAGAATTAAACTGGCACAAAGCTATGTATGAAAGTTATCGTAAATTAAATATTAGGCTGTTTATTAAAGGGAATTATTATTGTCAttctaaaattttcattctacacttcaaactttctatatttagaaaaaaaaatacacttgtaagaagtgtagaatgagatttttatagtgtcaataacacttcccttttaaAAATGTTAAATGAAACCAAATCAATTTGACTGTGGTTTGGTTCAATTGGTTTAAGATTACACTTTCTTAGTTGAAATTCGAATCGAATAATGGATTCAAGTGTTTATTTGTCCGCTCCTAATATTATCACCTATTTTCTTATACAGATGAATTTTATCCCTCCTAGGTTTGTCTTGGGTACCGAAGAGTTAGCAGGCCTcttcattttctcccaaaacttTTTTATCCGCACCGTTAAATGTAAGGAGTAAAATCTCAACCGCACATTTCTCATTCCATTAAAAGCTACGTAGTATTAAAGATTTTTTCATTGTAAAAGATGTAACAACCAATATATTTATGGGGTTTTTTTATATGAGtccaaaataactaaaaattgaacctattttaaaaattaaaagtcactaaaaattagacctatttcaaaaggtggtctataaaattggacctatttcaaattttccctatattttaaatataactttttttagtacaacgatatattttacattaaagggAGAGGAAGTTCGACTAAGCTACATAATAGACAacataatttggtatcgaattcgtcatctacgagattcaaacataagaccttttacttacaaatgaaggaGAATATCACCGGATCATAATACTGAATGACTTACAAATAGTTTGATCATCCATTTTTGTAGGTGAtatgtaaaaactaaaaaaaaaagctgagacCCCTTTGTAAGTCACCAAAGAAATGTACCATGACTCTGAGATGGGCAACCTCCCTTCCCCCTAAacttttgaaaaacaaatagttgttgagaatgaatctcacattgataaGAGGAGAAACCTGATATGTGCTTATAAGTGGTTGGGCTACtttccatattgccaattagttttatgatggaaTTTTAACTTTCTACATGCTATCAGAGCAGGTAGCAAGTAGTTCTAAGTGTGAAGTTCAATGACAACACGCGCTCCATGTCACCGAGtgtgtgttgtccacgtgttagacttgaaaattcgtcacatgtGAGGAGATGTATTGAGAATGAATGTCACATTGATGAGATGATAGACCTTGCGTGACTTTGAGATGGGTAACCTCCCTGCCCCCTAAACTTTTGAACACCAAATAGTTTGATTAGGGTTGTGTTATTTATACACCTCTTTTTATCACCCACacatccttattaatttttgttcgtttgatcttcttcaatttattcgatctaATGGTCGAAAATTGAAAGAAGTATGTGAGAGATAAAATAAGTGTATAGATAGCAGAATTCTTTGATTATTATATACTTTTGTCGGTGAAGAAAAGACAATGGATTGTAATTGGTCGGGTGGTGAGACTTACTACTCACAAGTCAATTCTGCAGAAACGCATGCATGAACCAAACTTCTAAGTAAATAGACCAAATGCAATAAATACTTTGGTAGCAACATATCAAAGTGCCATCCGTCAGTCCTGACCTCATTATAATATCTGCAGTAACTGAACAAAATAAACCAGCAACATCATAATTTGGTTAAAAACCTTAATTACAAGAAAAATCAATGGTACTTTGTGTGCAAACGTAAGTTTTTTTAGAGGAACGAATCAATCAGCGCATGAATATCAGGAAATAGTTCATAAAGATCTATCAGCAACACAGTAAAACTTGTAATTCAAGATAGTTCACACAGTTTATCTGCCAAATCATTTTCGAAACGCAAAATAATGACTTaagaaattgtcacatccctcGATTCTGCTGTAGCACGAAATTGTCTGCTTTGAGCCCTGATCataccctcacgattttgtttttggaaactcatacgagaacttcccagtgggtcacctatcatgtgATTGTTCTCGtgtgaacttgcttaacttcgaagttccgatgaacttcgaagtcagtgagctctcaaaaaacctcgtgctatatggaggtgggcatgtacatataaggcacatcatccCCTCACCGTTGATCGATATGGATGTTACAGAAATGATGTTCTTTCACTAGGTAGGTCGAGCTTGGCTGCTAGTGTCACCTTTTTCCAAGTAAAAAGAAAGTGAAACCATAAAATGAAACCAGAAATCAATTTTCTAATTCCTGGAGAAAAAGAGAAGATtccaaaaatctgaaaaaagaaaaggaacgTGAATGAACATTGCATTGCAAATCTcgtcaataaaaaaaagtgaatgGTACGTGGACCCCTGCTTAGACAGACATGTTAACCTAATTTCAATCAGTTTCGATTTCATCAACTGAACGAACTCAAATTCTGAACGCCGAGAAAACGTAGAAAAAAGATTTGTTTTGTCTTTCTCATGAAATAATCAAATggttttttcattcaaattcatg
This Pyrus communis chromosome 6, drPyrComm1.1, whole genome shotgun sequence DNA region includes the following protein-coding sequences:
- the LOC137737877 gene encoding E3 ubiquitin-protein ligase AIRP2-like isoform X2, encoding MRLSYSPFAPFFLYLIEWMDCSCTDILPNYLGLLHILVHKVYVDGMPSLSSKEQKVTLREFYAVIYPYLRQLEGEFNELEDNNNNKRSRCTDVLGRKRMEDRRKLSDKDLEREDECGICMENCTKMVLPDCGHSMCITCYQDWNARSKSCPFCRGSLKRVSSRDLWVLTSISDVIDAVTLAQENLRRFYLYIENLPVVVPATHVVVYDYML
- the LOC137737877 gene encoding E3 ubiquitin-protein ligase AIRP2-like isoform X1 yields the protein MWQAQACKSSYGESIKALEADIQHANTLAAALPRDYGGNCIQMRLSYSPFAPFFLYLIEWMDCSCTDILPNYLGLLHILVHKVYVDGMPSLSSKEQKVTLREFYAVIYPYLRQLEGEFNELEDNNNNKRSRCTDVLGRKRMEDRRKLSDKDLEREDECGICMENCTKMVLPDCGHSMCITCYQDWNARSKSCPFCRGSLKRVSSRDLWVLTSISDVIDAVTLAQENLRRFYLYIENLPVVVPATHVVVYDYML